The following are encoded in a window of Primulina eburnea isolate SZY01 chromosome 4, ASM2296580v1, whole genome shotgun sequence genomic DNA:
- the LOC140830525 gene encoding caffeoylshikimate esterase-like isoform X3 has translation MDLALCPASRQLSPESSHFCWNSVKPVSLRRTLGPRPAVIVMAQKKKKIEGVSDQLNSIASQNLDQAMARRRVRSAFSNVQQQLDHILFKMAPAGIRTEEWYEINSNRQEIFCKSWLPKPGVRIKGALCFCHGYGDTCTFFFEGIAKYIASAGYGVYAIDHPGFGLSEGLHGYVPSFDGIVDNVNEQFKIMKGRPEIRGLPRFIFGQSMGGAIAIKALLKAPKEWDGIVLVAPMCKKVLILMSEFMPKAKLIPQKDLADLAFREHKKKQMAPYNVISYSDQTRLRTAVELLNATKYIESQVNKVASPMLILHGAADKVTDPLVSTFLYENASSKDKTLKLYEDGFHCILEGEPDDRILTVLGDIVAWLDSRTSMK, from the exons atggaTCTTGCCTTATGTCCAGCTTCCCGGCAGCTCTCGCCGGAAAGTAGCCACTTTTGTTGGAATTCCGTCAAACCCGTTTCTTTGCGGCGGACTTTGGGTCCAAGGCCAGCAGTGATCGTAATGGCccagaaaaagaagaaaatcgAGGGCGTGAGTGATCAGCTGAACTCTATCGCTTCGCAGAATTTGGATCAAGCCATGGCTCGCAGAAGGGTGCGATCTGCTTTTAGTAATGTTCAGCAGCAGCTTGATCATATATTGTTTAAG ATGGCTCCAGCTGGTATCAGAACGGAGGAG TGGTATGAGATCAATTCAAACCGACAAGAAATTTTCTGCAAAAGCTGGTTGCCGAAGCCTGGTGTAAGAATCAAAGGAGCCTTGTGTTTCTGCCATGGATATGGTGATACCTGCACTTTTTTCTTTGAAG GCATTGCCAAATACATAGCTTCGGCGGGTTATGGAGTCTATGCAATTGATCATCCGGGCTTTGGTCTATCCGAAGGATTGCATGGTTATGTTCCATCTTTTGATGGGATAGTAGATAACGTCAACGAACAATTCAAGATAATGAAAG GAAGGCCGGAGATTCGAGGACTCCCCCGATTCATATTCGGTCAGTCCATGGGCGGAGCAATTGCGATCAAAGCACTTCTCAAGGCACCAAAAGAATGGGATGGCATAGTTCTTGTAGCTCCAATGTGTAAA AAAGTCCTAATATTAATGTCTGAGTTTATGCCAAAAGCAAAGCTCATTCCCCAGAAAGACTTAGCTGATCTGGCATTCAGAGAACACAAGAAAAAACAAATG gcTCCATACAATGTGATCAGCTACAGTGATCAAACGCGACTCAGGACTGCTGTGGAGCTACTAAATGCTACAAAATATATCGAGTCACAGGTGAATAAG GTTGCATCTCCTATGCTTATTCTTCATGGAGCTGCTGATAAAGTGACTGATCCTCTTGTGAGTACATTTTTATATGAAAATGCTTCGAGCAAAGATAAAACTCTGAAGCTTTATGAAGATGGATTTCACTGCATTCTCGAAGGGGAACCAGATGACAGAATTTTGACTGTTCTTGGTGACATTGTTGCATGGCTTGATTCAAGAACCTCAATGAAGTAG
- the LOC140830525 gene encoding caffeoylshikimate esterase-like isoform X1, with the protein MDLALCPASRQLSPESSHFCWNSVKPVSLRRTLGPRPAVIVMAQKKKKIEGVSDQLNSIASQNLDQAMARRRVRSAFSNVQQQLDHILFKMAPAGIRTEEWYEINSNRQEIFCKSWLPKPGVRIKGALCFCHGYGDTCTFFFEGIAKYIASAGYGVYAIDHPGFGLSEGLHGYVPSFDGIVDNVNEQFKIMKGRPEIRGLPRFIFGQSMGGAIAIKALLKAPKEWDGIVLVAPMCKISKEMSPPLPLQKVLILMSEFMPKAKLIPQKDLADLAFREHKKKQMAPYNVISYSDQTRLRTAVELLNATKYIESQVNKVASPMLILHGAADKVTDPLVSTFLYENASSKDKTLKLYEDGFHCILEGEPDDRILTVLGDIVAWLDSRTSMK; encoded by the exons atggaTCTTGCCTTATGTCCAGCTTCCCGGCAGCTCTCGCCGGAAAGTAGCCACTTTTGTTGGAATTCCGTCAAACCCGTTTCTTTGCGGCGGACTTTGGGTCCAAGGCCAGCAGTGATCGTAATGGCccagaaaaagaagaaaatcgAGGGCGTGAGTGATCAGCTGAACTCTATCGCTTCGCAGAATTTGGATCAAGCCATGGCTCGCAGAAGGGTGCGATCTGCTTTTAGTAATGTTCAGCAGCAGCTTGATCATATATTGTTTAAG ATGGCTCCAGCTGGTATCAGAACGGAGGAG TGGTATGAGATCAATTCAAACCGACAAGAAATTTTCTGCAAAAGCTGGTTGCCGAAGCCTGGTGTAAGAATCAAAGGAGCCTTGTGTTTCTGCCATGGATATGGTGATACCTGCACTTTTTTCTTTGAAG GCATTGCCAAATACATAGCTTCGGCGGGTTATGGAGTCTATGCAATTGATCATCCGGGCTTTGGTCTATCCGAAGGATTGCATGGTTATGTTCCATCTTTTGATGGGATAGTAGATAACGTCAACGAACAATTCAAGATAATGAAAG GAAGGCCGGAGATTCGAGGACTCCCCCGATTCATATTCGGTCAGTCCATGGGCGGAGCAATTGCGATCAAAGCACTTCTCAAGGCACCAAAAGAATGGGATGGCATAGTTCTTGTAGCTCCAATGTGTAAA ATTTCGAAAGAAATGTCACCCCCTCTTCCACTGCAGAAAGTCCTAATATTAATGTCTGAGTTTATGCCAAAAGCAAAGCTCATTCCCCAGAAAGACTTAGCTGATCTGGCATTCAGAGAACACAAGAAAAAACAAATG gcTCCATACAATGTGATCAGCTACAGTGATCAAACGCGACTCAGGACTGCTGTGGAGCTACTAAATGCTACAAAATATATCGAGTCACAGGTGAATAAG GTTGCATCTCCTATGCTTATTCTTCATGGAGCTGCTGATAAAGTGACTGATCCTCTTGTGAGTACATTTTTATATGAAAATGCTTCGAGCAAAGATAAAACTCTGAAGCTTTATGAAGATGGATTTCACTGCATTCTCGAAGGGGAACCAGATGACAGAATTTTGACTGTTCTTGGTGACATTGTTGCATGGCTTGATTCAAGAACCTCAATGAAGTAG
- the LOC140830525 gene encoding caffeoylshikimate esterase-like isoform X2 — MDLALCPASRQLSPESSHFCWNSVKPVSLRRTLGPRPAVIVMAQKKKKIEGVSDQLNSIASQNLDQAMARRRVRSAFSNVQQQLDHILFKWYEINSNRQEIFCKSWLPKPGVRIKGALCFCHGYGDTCTFFFEGIAKYIASAGYGVYAIDHPGFGLSEGLHGYVPSFDGIVDNVNEQFKIMKGRPEIRGLPRFIFGQSMGGAIAIKALLKAPKEWDGIVLVAPMCKISKEMSPPLPLQKVLILMSEFMPKAKLIPQKDLADLAFREHKKKQMAPYNVISYSDQTRLRTAVELLNATKYIESQVNKVASPMLILHGAADKVTDPLVSTFLYENASSKDKTLKLYEDGFHCILEGEPDDRILTVLGDIVAWLDSRTSMK; from the exons atggaTCTTGCCTTATGTCCAGCTTCCCGGCAGCTCTCGCCGGAAAGTAGCCACTTTTGTTGGAATTCCGTCAAACCCGTTTCTTTGCGGCGGACTTTGGGTCCAAGGCCAGCAGTGATCGTAATGGCccagaaaaagaagaaaatcgAGGGCGTGAGTGATCAGCTGAACTCTATCGCTTCGCAGAATTTGGATCAAGCCATGGCTCGCAGAAGGGTGCGATCTGCTTTTAGTAATGTTCAGCAGCAGCTTGATCATATATTGTTTAAG TGGTATGAGATCAATTCAAACCGACAAGAAATTTTCTGCAAAAGCTGGTTGCCGAAGCCTGGTGTAAGAATCAAAGGAGCCTTGTGTTTCTGCCATGGATATGGTGATACCTGCACTTTTTTCTTTGAAG GCATTGCCAAATACATAGCTTCGGCGGGTTATGGAGTCTATGCAATTGATCATCCGGGCTTTGGTCTATCCGAAGGATTGCATGGTTATGTTCCATCTTTTGATGGGATAGTAGATAACGTCAACGAACAATTCAAGATAATGAAAG GAAGGCCGGAGATTCGAGGACTCCCCCGATTCATATTCGGTCAGTCCATGGGCGGAGCAATTGCGATCAAAGCACTTCTCAAGGCACCAAAAGAATGGGATGGCATAGTTCTTGTAGCTCCAATGTGTAAA ATTTCGAAAGAAATGTCACCCCCTCTTCCACTGCAGAAAGTCCTAATATTAATGTCTGAGTTTATGCCAAAAGCAAAGCTCATTCCCCAGAAAGACTTAGCTGATCTGGCATTCAGAGAACACAAGAAAAAACAAATG gcTCCATACAATGTGATCAGCTACAGTGATCAAACGCGACTCAGGACTGCTGTGGAGCTACTAAATGCTACAAAATATATCGAGTCACAGGTGAATAAG GTTGCATCTCCTATGCTTATTCTTCATGGAGCTGCTGATAAAGTGACTGATCCTCTTGTGAGTACATTTTTATATGAAAATGCTTCGAGCAAAGATAAAACTCTGAAGCTTTATGAAGATGGATTTCACTGCATTCTCGAAGGGGAACCAGATGACAGAATTTTGACTGTTCTTGGTGACATTGTTGCATGGCTTGATTCAAGAACCTCAATGAAGTAG